The Equus caballus isolate H_3958 breed thoroughbred chromosome 12, TB-T2T, whole genome shotgun sequence genome contains a region encoding:
- the SLC29A2 gene encoding equilibrative nucleoside transporter 2 isoform X2, which yields MGPTYPRRKTAAASLISLTYGCTSEEESVRSVTPECPDLIQSPLCTPPTPPPEACLVERRPHSCPSTAFCAVLQGSLFGQLGTMPSTYSTLFLSGQGLAGIFAALAMLMSMASGVDAQTSALGYFITPCVGILMSIVCYLSLPHLEFARYYLAKEPSKAQGQELETKAELLHSDEKDGIPNSPLTLDLDSEKEPELEPEEPQQPGKPSVFVVFRKIWLTALCLVLVFTVTLSVFPAITAMVTSSTSPGKWSQFFNPVCCFLLFNVMDWLGRSLTSYFLWPDEDSRLLPLLVCLRVLFVPLFMLCHVPKRSRLPILFPQDAYFITFMLLFAVSNGYLMSLTMCLAPRQVLPHEKEVAGTLMTFFLALGLSCGAALSFLFKALL from the exons ATGGGCCCAACATATCCAAGAAGGAAGACAGCAGCAGCATCACTCATATCCCTG ACCTATGGCTGCACCTCAGAAGAAGAGTCAGTGAGGAGTGTTACACCAGAGTGCCCGGACCTAATCCAGAGTCCCCTGTGCACCCCGCCGACACCTCCTCCTGAGGCCTGCCTAGTGGAGCGGCGACCCCACTCTTGTCCCTCTACAGCTTTCTGTGCAGTTCTGCAGGGCAGCCTCTTCGGGCAGCTGGGCACCATGCCTTCCACCTACAGCACCCTCTTTCTCAGCGGCCAGGGCCTGGCTGGGATCTTCGCTGCCCTTGCCATGCTCATGTCCATGGCCA GTGGCGTGGATGCCCAGACCTCCGCCCTGGGGTACTTCATCACGCCCTGCGTGGGCATCCTCATGTCCATCGTGTGTTACCTGAGCCTGCCTCACCTG GAGTTTGCCCGCTACTACCTGGCCAAGGAACCATCGAAGGCTCAAGGTCAGGAGCTGGAGACCAAAGCTGAGCTCCTCCATTCTG ATGAGAAGGACGGGATTCCCAACAGCCCCCTGACTCTGGATCTTGACTCTGAGAAGGAGCCAGAGTTGGAGCCAGAGGAGCCACAACAGCCAGGAAAACCTTCAGTTTTCGTTGTCTTCCGAAAG ATCTGGCTGACGGCGCTGTGCCTTGTGTTGGTCTTCACAGTCACCCTGTCTGTCTTCCCGGCCATCACAGCCATGGTGACCAGCTCCACCAGTCCTGGGAAGTGGA gtCAGTTCTTCAACCCCGTctgctgcttccttctcttcaaCGTCATGGACTGGCTGGGACGGAGCCTGACCTCCTACTTCCTGTGG CCGGACGAGGACAGCcggctgctgcccctgctggtcTGCCTGCGTGTCCTGTTTGTGCCGCTCTTCATGCTGTGCCACGTGCCCAAGAGGTCCCGGCTGCCCATCCTCTTCCCACAGGACGCCTATTTCATCACTTTCATGCTGCTCTTTGCCGTTTCCAATGGTTACCTGATGTCCCTCACCATGTGCCTGGCACCCAG GCAGGTGCTGCCACATGAGAAGGAGGTGGCCGGCACCCTCATGACCTTCTTCCTGGCCCTGGGGCTCTCCTGTGGGGccgctctctccttcctcttcaagGCGCTGCTCTGA
- the SLC29A2 gene encoding equilibrative nucleoside transporter 2 isoform X1, with protein sequence MARGDVPQDSYHLVGISFFILGLGTLLPWNFFITAIPYFQGRLAGANSTAETLGTNHTGPADAFNFNNWVTLLSQLPLLLFTLLNSFLYQCIPETVRILGSLLVILLLFTLTAALVKVDVSPGPFFSITMASVWFINSFCAVLQGSLFGQLGTMPSTYSTLFLSGQGLAGIFAALAMLMSMASGVDAQTSALGYFITPCVGILMSIVCYLSLPHLEFARYYLAKEPSKAQGQELETKAELLHSDEKDGIPNSPLTLDLDSEKEPELEPEEPQQPGKPSVFVVFRKIWLTALCLVLVFTVTLSVFPAITAMVTSSTSPGKWSQFFNPVCCFLLFNVMDWLGRSLTSYFLWPDEDSRLLPLLVCLRVLFVPLFMLCHVPKRSRLPILFPQDAYFITFMLLFAVSNGYLMSLTMCLAPRQVLPHEKEVAGTLMTFFLALGLSCGAALSFLFKALL encoded by the exons ATGGCACGAGGAGATGTACCGCAGGACAG CTACCACTTAGTCGGGATCAGCTTCTTTATCCTGGGCCTGGGCACTCTGCTTCCCTGGAACTTCTTCATCACGGCCATCCCG TACTTCCAGGGGAGGCTGGCAGGGGCCAACAGCACCGCCGAGACCCTGGGCACCAACCACACGGGCCCTGCAGACGCCTTCAACTTCAACAACTGGGTGACGCTGCTGTCCCAGCTGCCACTGCTGCTCTTCACTCTCCTCAACTCCTTCCTGTACCAGTG CATCCCTGAGACGGTCCGGATTCTGGGCAGCCTGCTGGTCATCCTGCTGCTCTTTACCCTGACGGCGGCGTTGGTCAAGGTGGACGTGAGCCCTGGGCCCTTCTTCTCCATCACCATGGCCTCCGTCTGGTTCATCAACT CTTTCTGTGCAGTTCTGCAGGGCAGCCTCTTCGGGCAGCTGGGCACCATGCCTTCCACCTACAGCACCCTCTTTCTCAGCGGCCAGGGCCTGGCTGGGATCTTCGCTGCCCTTGCCATGCTCATGTCCATGGCCA GTGGCGTGGATGCCCAGACCTCCGCCCTGGGGTACTTCATCACGCCCTGCGTGGGCATCCTCATGTCCATCGTGTGTTACCTGAGCCTGCCTCACCTG GAGTTTGCCCGCTACTACCTGGCCAAGGAACCATCGAAGGCTCAAGGTCAGGAGCTGGAGACCAAAGCTGAGCTCCTCCATTCTG ATGAGAAGGACGGGATTCCCAACAGCCCCCTGACTCTGGATCTTGACTCTGAGAAGGAGCCAGAGTTGGAGCCAGAGGAGCCACAACAGCCAGGAAAACCTTCAGTTTTCGTTGTCTTCCGAAAG ATCTGGCTGACGGCGCTGTGCCTTGTGTTGGTCTTCACAGTCACCCTGTCTGTCTTCCCGGCCATCACAGCCATGGTGACCAGCTCCACCAGTCCTGGGAAGTGGA gtCAGTTCTTCAACCCCGTctgctgcttccttctcttcaaCGTCATGGACTGGCTGGGACGGAGCCTGACCTCCTACTTCCTGTGG CCGGACGAGGACAGCcggctgctgcccctgctggtcTGCCTGCGTGTCCTGTTTGTGCCGCTCTTCATGCTGTGCCACGTGCCCAAGAGGTCCCGGCTGCCCATCCTCTTCCCACAGGACGCCTATTTCATCACTTTCATGCTGCTCTTTGCCGTTTCCAATGGTTACCTGATGTCCCTCACCATGTGCCTGGCACCCAG GCAGGTGCTGCCACATGAGAAGGAGGTGGCCGGCACCCTCATGACCTTCTTCCTGGCCCTGGGGCTCTCCTGTGGGGccgctctctccttcctcttcaagGCGCTGCTCTGA